A single region of the Anguilla rostrata isolate EN2019 chromosome 11, ASM1855537v3, whole genome shotgun sequence genome encodes:
- the LOC135234543 gene encoding olfactomedin-like protein 3A: MGTFLVLIAAAFCFVGGQHQGLIDYLEQRLVAIEGRISVWHEQSNRYATELLEFKQQMSALTESLEKGHAALLADAHDVGSRVDRLERELDYVETQNPAPPCADTDKNLMEPGIATVKEKNKAEYDKLSHCRDMISSIKAMKIVKKAGGPKGAWFKDTASGAGKVYVFNGTGEGVLYEFGSARDLAASAGLSRGRPLDLPFPWSGTGHAVYRGHAYYVTEGPEFQLIKYDLQNGSVADSAVFPAEDQVPVYGLSPETYIDLSADEGGLWALFATRDTESVISLAKMDPGSLEVEQMWDTPCPRENAEAGFVVCGTAYVVYNTRLASRSRVQCVFDIDGLVSSDEAPLVYFPKRYSTHSSLKYNPLEKLIYAWDDGYQILYKMVMKKKLEV; the protein is encoded by the exons ATGGGAACTTTCCTCGTTCTCATTGCTGCTGCTTTCTGCTTCGTTGGCGGTCAGCACCAGGGCCTGATCGACTACCTGGAGCAGAGGCTGGTGGCCATTGAG GGCCGCATCTCGGTGTGGCACGAGCAGTCCAACCGCTACGCCACGGAGCTGCTGGAGTTCAAGCAGCAGATGAGCGCGCTGACGGAGAGCTTGGAGAAGGGCCACGCCGCCCTGCTTGCCGACGCACACGACGTGGGCAGCCGCGTGGACCGGCTGGAGCGCGAGCTGGACTACGTGGAGACGCAGAACCCGGCTCCGCCCTGCGCGGACACGGACAAGAACCTGATGGAGCCGGGGATCGCAACcgtgaaggaaaaaaacaaggctGAGTACGACAAGCTTTCAC ATTGCAGAGACATGATCTCCAGCATCAAAGCCATGAAGATCGTGAAGAAGGCGGGCGGCCCGAAGGGGGCGTGGTTCAAAGACACGGCGAGCGGGGCGGGGAAGGTCTACGTCTTCAACGGCACCGGCGAGGGCGTGCTGTACGAGTTCGGCTCCGCCCGGGACCTGGCGGCCTCCGCGGGGCTGTCCCGCGGCCGGCCGCTCGACCTCCCGTTCCCCTGGAGCGGCACGGGCCACGCCGTCTACAGAGGCCACGCCTACTACGTGACGGAAGGGCCGGAGTTCCAGCTGATCAAGTACGACCTGCAGAACGGGTCCGTGGCCGACAGCGCCGTGTTCCCCGCCGAGGACCAG GTGCCTGTGTACGGACTCTCTCCGGAGACCTATATCGACCTGTCGGCGGACGAGGGGGGACTGTGGGCGCTCTTCGCGACGCGGGACACAGAGAGCGTCATCTCTCTGGCCAAGATGGACCCGGGCTCGCTTGAGGTGGAGCAGATGTGGGACACGCCCTGCCCGCGAGAGAACGCGGAGGCGGGCTTCGTGGTCTGCGGCACGGCGTACGTGGTGTAcaacaccaggctggccagccGCTCGCGCGTGCAGTGCGTCTTCGACATCGACGGCCTGGTGAGCAGCGACGAGGCCCCGCTGGTCTACTTCCCCAAACGGTACAGCACCCACTCCAGCCTCAAGTACAACCCCCTGGAGAAGCTGATCTACGCCTGGGACGACGGCTACCAAATTCTCTACAAGATGGTCATGAAGAAGAAGCTGGAAGTGTGa